From the genome of Geminocystis herdmanii PCC 6308, one region includes:
- a CDS encoding DUF2442 domain-containing protein: MSILADIRVKNVIIEDDNLAVEIMDGRTIKAPLAWYPRLFNANQEQLQKWQICGGGYGIHWEEIDEDISVEGLLRGATAPDYEANITLRR, translated from the coding sequence ATGAGTATTTTAGCTGATATAAGAGTCAAAAATGTAATCATTGAAGATGATAATTTAGCGGTAGAAATTATGGATGGGCGTACGATAAAAGCTCCTTTAGCATGGTATCCTCGCTTATTTAATGCAAATCAAGAACAATTACAAAAATGGCAAATTTGTGGTGGTGGCTATGGTATTCATTGGGAAGAAATTGATGAAGATATAAGTGTAGAAGGATTATTACGAGGTGCAACTGCCCCTGATTATGAAGCAAATATTACTTTAAGGAGGTAA
- the gltB gene encoding glutamate synthase large subunit yields MQGQDIMINSINSELQPFQGQPWLVEERDACGVGFIAYQDNRQSHKLVKQALKALHCMEHRGGCGADRETGDGSGIMTGIPVEIFKTWFADNNIEMPPAQEWGVGMVFLPQDEKEAQEGRKYVEEMVAVESLKTLGWRTVPVNSDVLGQQAKENQPRIEQIIVTSGDTHYKGDELDRRLYVARSRVGKKLSDDFYICSFSCRTIVYKGLVQGDVLEKFYLDLQNPAYESRFAVYHRRFSTNTVPKWPFAQPMRVLGHNGEINTLIGNINWMTVREANLELPGWSQEEFDGVTPIVNMNNSDSYNLDSSLELLVRTGRSIPEALMILVPEAYKNQPELEKYPEIIDFYNYYSGLKEPWDGPALLAFSEGKTVGACLDRNGLRPARYAITKDGYVVVGSETGVVDLDESEIIEKGKLGPGQMIVVDLEHNKILKNWEIKQEIASQKPYGQWLQEYRLHIPLTPSPSPTGEGRNVKQASSLSDTNLVQQQTAFGYTLEDVEMVITAMAKDGKEPTFCMGDDIPLAVLSDKPRLLYDYFKQRFAQVTNPPIDPLRESLVMSLQMHLGERGNLLHIEPKNAHTLLIDSPVLSEADLDFIKKSDFATIELSTLFSIESGPDGLKLALERLCNEATQAVKEGHQIIILSDRTPPNFPSQGDRSPLAPLTKGGNNTEEVPLTKGGNEGKVPLTKGDLGGSINAETAYIPPLLAMGAVHQHLIKEGLRLKTSLIADTAQCWSTHHYACLIGFGASAVCPYLTLQTVSAWWHDEKTQKLMENEKIDRISEIQALNNYRKSVEAGLLKILSKMGISLLASYHGAQIFECIGLGVDVMEMAFKGTTSRVGGLNLQEVANEIISFHQKAFPELQGKKLENYGYVNYKKGGEYHMNSPEMAKALHKAVSAYGTEEGYDHYEWYRNYLQDRPLTALRDLLEFKSDRSAISIDDVESVESIVKRFCTGGMSLGALSQEAHETLAIAMNRIGGKSNSGEGGEDPNRYNIIDEVDEHGKHPLFPHLKGLEKGDRATSAIKQIASGRFGVTPEYLMSGEQLEIKMAQGAKPGEGGQLPGKKVSEYIAMLRRSKPGVTLISPPPHHDIYSIEDLAQLIHDLHQINPSAKVSVKLVSEVGIGTIAAGVAKANADVIQISGHDGGTGASPLSSIKHAGCPWELGVTEVHRTLLENQLRDRVLLRADGGLKTGWDIVMAALMGAEEYGFGSIAMIAEGCIMARVCHTNQCPVGVATQQERLRQRFSGVPADVVNFFYFVAEEVRSILAKLGYRSLDEIIGRGDLLTYRDDAKLAKTKALVLDCLTNLPDVTTNRDWLNHGEAHTNGNVLDNEILADTAITDAIHHQDIVTKEINIINTDRSVGARIAGVIAKQYGDYGFNGQLNLNFKGIAGQSFGAFNLQGMNLHLEGEANDYVGKGINGGSIVIVPPTESTFEASDNVILGNTCLYGATGGELYANGRAGERFGVRNSKATAVIEGAGDHCCEYMTGGLIVVLGNVGRNVGAGMTGGLGYFLDEEGNFEAKVNPEIVKIQRICTPEGEAQLKELITNHVAKTGSKKGQLILDNWANYVPKFWQVVPPSEAENPEVKAQKELTTV; encoded by the coding sequence ATGCAAGGTCAAGATATAATGATAAATTCTATTAATAGTGAGTTACAACCATTTCAAGGGCAACCTTGGTTAGTGGAAGAAAGAGACGCTTGTGGTGTCGGTTTTATCGCCTATCAAGATAATCGTCAATCCCATAAATTGGTGAAACAAGCACTGAAAGCCTTACACTGTATGGAACACAGAGGCGGATGTGGGGCAGACAGAGAAACGGGTGACGGTTCGGGTATTATGACTGGTATCCCTGTAGAAATCTTTAAAACATGGTTTGCAGACAATAATATTGAGATGCCCCCAGCCCAAGAATGGGGGGTTGGTATGGTATTTTTACCCCAAGATGAAAAGGAAGCCCAAGAAGGGCGCAAGTATGTAGAAGAAATGGTGGCGGTAGAGAGTCTTAAAACTCTTGGTTGGCGTACTGTACCTGTAAATTCTGATGTATTAGGGCAACAAGCCAAAGAAAATCAACCCCGCATCGAACAAATTATTGTTACCTCTGGAGATACTCACTACAAAGGAGATGAACTCGATCGAAGATTATATGTAGCACGTTCGAGAGTAGGCAAAAAATTAAGCGATGACTTCTATATTTGTTCTTTCTCCTGTCGTACGATCGTCTATAAAGGATTAGTACAAGGAGACGTATTAGAAAAATTCTACCTAGATTTACAAAACCCCGCCTATGAGAGCCGTTTTGCGGTGTATCATCGTCGTTTTAGTACTAACACCGTACCAAAATGGCCTTTCGCTCAACCCATGCGGGTTTTAGGACATAATGGGGAAATTAACACCCTCATCGGCAATATTAACTGGATGACGGTAAGGGAAGCAAATTTAGAATTACCCGGTTGGAGTCAAGAAGAATTTGACGGAGTTACTCCCATCGTCAACATGAATAATAGTGACTCCTACAACCTAGACAGTTCTTTGGAACTATTAGTGCGTACAGGACGCAGTATTCCCGAAGCCCTGATGATTCTCGTACCTGAAGCCTATAAAAATCAACCAGAGTTAGAAAAATATCCCGAAATTATCGACTTTTATAACTACTATAGCGGATTAAAAGAACCTTGGGATGGTCCTGCTTTACTCGCTTTTAGTGAAGGTAAAACTGTGGGCGCTTGTCTCGATCGAAATGGTTTACGTCCAGCGCGGTATGCTATCACCAAAGATGGCTATGTGGTAGTAGGATCAGAAACTGGGGTGGTTGACTTAGACGAATCAGAAATCATCGAAAAAGGCAAATTAGGTCCCGGTCAGATGATTGTGGTGGACTTAGAACATAATAAAATCCTCAAAAACTGGGAAATTAAACAAGAAATCGCCTCCCAAAAACCCTACGGGCAATGGTTACAAGAATATCGCTTACATATTCCCCTCACCCCCAGCCCCTCTCCCACAGGAGAGGGGAGAAATGTAAAACAGGCTTCTAGCCTGTCAGACACTAACTTAGTGCAACAACAGACAGCCTTCGGTTATACCCTCGAAGATGTGGAGATGGTTATTACTGCCATGGCAAAAGACGGTAAAGAGCCTACATTCTGTATGGGGGATGATATTCCTTTAGCTGTGTTATCGGATAAACCTCGTTTATTGTATGATTACTTTAAGCAACGTTTTGCCCAAGTTACCAACCCTCCTATTGATCCTTTACGGGAAAGTCTGGTAATGTCGTTACAGATGCACTTAGGTGAAAGAGGTAATTTACTGCACATTGAGCCGAAAAACGCTCATACCCTCTTAATCGATTCTCCCGTGTTGTCTGAAGCTGACTTAGATTTTATCAAAAAATCTGACTTTGCCACCATTGAATTGTCCACCCTCTTTTCGATCGAATCTGGACCTGATGGCTTAAAATTAGCCTTAGAAAGATTATGTAATGAAGCCACCCAAGCAGTCAAAGAAGGGCATCAAATCATTATTTTAAGCGATCGCACCCCCCCTAACTTCCCTTCACAAGGAGATCGATCCCCCCTAGCCCCCCTTACAAAAGGGGGGAACAATACAGAAGAAGTCCCCCTTACCAAGGGGGGAAATGAGGGAAAAGTCCCCCTTACTAAGGGGGATTTAGGGGGATCAATCAACGCTGAAACTGCTTATATTCCTCCCTTATTGGCTATGGGTGCAGTGCATCAACACCTAATTAAAGAAGGATTGAGACTCAAAACCTCCTTAATTGCTGATACTGCTCAATGTTGGAGTACTCATCATTACGCTTGTCTCATTGGTTTTGGTGCTTCCGCCGTTTGCCCCTACCTTACCTTACAAACCGTATCTGCTTGGTGGCATGACGAAAAAACTCAAAAATTGATGGAAAATGAGAAAATCGATCGAATTTCTGAGATACAAGCCTTAAATAACTATCGTAAATCCGTCGAAGCTGGATTACTCAAAATCTTGTCGAAAATGGGTATTTCTCTGTTGGCTTCCTATCACGGGGCGCAGATTTTTGAATGTATCGGCTTGGGTGTAGATGTCATGGAAATGGCATTCAAAGGCACAACTAGCCGTGTCGGTGGTTTAAACCTTCAAGAAGTAGCTAACGAAATCATCAGTTTTCATCAAAAAGCCTTCCCTGAATTACAAGGCAAAAAATTAGAAAATTATGGCTATGTCAACTATAAAAAGGGTGGAGAATATCACATGAACTCCCCTGAAATGGCAAAAGCCTTACATAAAGCCGTATCCGCTTATGGTACTGAGGAAGGTTATGATCATTATGAATGGTATCGCAACTATTTACAAGATCGTCCTCTTACCGCATTAAGGGATTTACTGGAATTTAAGAGCGATCGATCGGCTATCTCGATCGATGATGTGGAGTCCGTAGAGAGCATTGTTAAACGCTTTTGTACAGGGGGGATGTCTTTAGGAGCATTAAGCCAAGAAGCCCACGAAACCCTCGCTATTGCCATGAATCGTATCGGCGGAAAATCCAACTCTGGGGAAGGAGGAGAAGACCCGAACCGTTATAATATCATTGATGAAGTAGATGAACACGGCAAACATCCTTTATTCCCTCACCTCAAAGGATTAGAAAAAGGCGATCGAGCTACCTCTGCTATCAAACAGATTGCTTCTGGTCGTTTTGGTGTCACTCCTGAGTATTTAATGAGCGGTGAACAACTGGAAATCAAGATGGCACAAGGGGCGAAACCCGGTGAAGGTGGACAGTTACCCGGTAAAAAAGTTAGTGAATATATCGCTATGCTACGCCGTTCAAAACCCGGTGTTACCCTCATTTCTCCTCCTCCTCACCACGACATCTATTCTATTGAGGATTTAGCCCAATTAATCCACGACTTACACCAGATTAACCCTAGTGCTAAGGTATCCGTTAAATTAGTGTCGGAAGTGGGTATCGGTACGATCGCCGCAGGGGTAGCCAAAGCGAATGCTGATGTCATTCAAATTTCTGGTCATGATGGTGGTACAGGTGCATCACCGTTAAGCTCCATTAAACACGCAGGTTGCCCTTGGGAATTGGGAGTTACGGAAGTACATCGCACTTTACTAGAAAATCAACTGCGCGATCGAGTTTTACTCCGTGCTGACGGTGGTTTAAAAACGGGTTGGGATATTGTCATGGCGGCGTTAATGGGCGCTGAAGAATATGGCTTCGGTAGCATTGCCATGATTGCAGAAGGCTGTATTATGGCTCGTGTTTGCCACACCAATCAATGCCCTGTAGGGGTTGCCACTCAACAAGAGCGATTACGTCAACGTTTCTCAGGTGTACCTGCGGATGTGGTTAATTTCTTCTACTTTGTAGCGGAGGAGGTTCGATCGATCCTTGCTAAACTAGGTTATCGTAGCTTAGATGAGATTATCGGGCGTGGTGACTTGTTAACCTACCGTGACGATGCAAAACTTGCCAAAACCAAAGCCCTTGTTTTAGACTGTTTAACCAACCTTCCTGACGTGACAACTAACCGTGATTGGTTGAATCATGGAGAAGCTCACACTAACGGCAACGTTTTAGATAATGAAATCCTCGCTGATACTGCTATTACCGATGCTATCCACCATCAGGATATTGTAACCAAAGAGATCAACATTATCAATACCGATCGATCGGTCGGGGCAAGAATTGCAGGAGTCATCGCTAAACAATACGGCGATTATGGCTTTAATGGACAACTCAACCTCAACTTTAAAGGCATTGCAGGACAGAGTTTTGGGGCTTTCAACCTTCAAGGCATGAATCTTCATCTCGAAGGAGAAGCTAACGACTACGTTGGGAAAGGCATCAATGGAGGTTCGATCGTTATTGTACCTCCTACTGAGTCAACTTTTGAGGCTTCTGATAACGTCATTTTAGGCAATACCTGCTTATACGGTGCTACTGGTGGTGAATTATACGCTAATGGACGAGCAGGAGAGCGTTTTGGGGTGCGTAACTCGAAAGCAACAGCAGTAATTGAGGGTGCAGGAGATCACTGTTGCGAATATATGACAGGAGGCTTAATTGTCGTATTAGGAAATGTTGGGCGTAACGTGGGTGCAGGTATGACAGGAGGCTTAGGCTACTTCTTAGATGAGGAGGGCAATTTTGAGGCAAAAGTTAACCCTGAAATCGTCAAAATTCAGCGTATTTGTACCCCCGAAGGTGAGGCACAATTAAAAGAATTAATCACCAATCATGTGGCAAAAACAGGTAGTAAAAAAGGTCAATTAATCTTAGATAATTGGGCTAATTATGTACCGAAATTCTGGCAAGTTGTTCCTCCTTCGGAAGCGGAAAACCCTGAAGTTAAAGCTCAAAAAGAGTTAACAACGGTGTAA
- the miaE gene encoding tRNA-(ms[2]io[6]A)-hydroxylase, protein MPINTKIKLLCEPTHDLWLQQALNNLDVILLDHSHCERKAAGVAVNLLFRYPSHQQLIYQLTSIAKEELEHFEQVNYWLEKKSIPLAPLKPSPYGATLKDAIRRHEPDRLLDSLLVSALIEARSHERLGLLGEYCPEAELAKFYRGLMASEARHYGIYWVLATQYFDRATVEERLEELAELESDILRNLYPEPRIHS, encoded by the coding sequence GTGCCTATCAATACAAAAATTAAACTACTTTGTGAGCCTACCCATGATTTGTGGTTACAACAAGCCTTAAATAACTTAGATGTGATTTTATTAGATCATTCCCATTGTGAAAGAAAAGCGGCGGGAGTGGCAGTAAATCTTTTGTTTCGTTATCCTTCCCATCAACAATTAATCTATCAACTTACCAGTATTGCTAAAGAAGAATTAGAACATTTTGAACAAGTTAACTATTGGTTAGAAAAAAAGAGCATTCCCCTTGCACCGTTAAAACCTTCTCCCTATGGTGCAACTTTAAAGGATGCCATTAGACGACATGAGCCTGATCGATTGTTAGACTCTCTTTTAGTATCGGCTTTAATTGAAGCTCGATCGCATGAAAGGCTAGGATTATTAGGGGAATATTGTCCCGAAGCAGAATTGGCTAAATTTTATCGGGGTTTAATGGCTTCGGAAGCTCGACATTATGGTATTTATTGGGTATTAGCTACTCAATATTTCGATCGAGCCACTGTAGAGGAAAGACTAGAGGAGTTAGCCGAACTAGAAAGCGACATACTCCGTAATCTTTATCCGGAACCAAGAATACACAGTTAA
- a CDS encoding type II toxin-antitoxin system HicB family antitoxin, with product MLKPLSPEDGGGYLIEFPYLLGCMFDGETEEEAILMGKDAVEAWINTAKQCDRAIPKPSNKKETLSLS from the coding sequence ATTTTAAAACCGTTATCTCCCGAAGATGGAGGCGGTTATTTAATCGAATTTCCTTATTTACTCGGTTGTATGTTTGATGGTGAAACAGAAGAAGAAGCTATTTTAATGGGCAAAGATGCTGTAGAAGCATGGATTAATACAGCTAAACAGTGCGATCGAGCTATCCCTAAACCAAGTAATAAAAAAGAGACATTAAGTTTAAGTTAA
- a CDS encoding DUF4926 domain-containing protein — protein MNQIKEYNLVVLNEDTEVTHKETLKKILLRRGQVGTVLMDFNQEAFLIDFVDRNGVTYAMETVRKENLIPLIYESIELLVS, from the coding sequence ATGAATCAAATTAAAGAATATAATTTAGTGGTTTTAAATGAAGATACTGAAGTAACTCATAAAGAAACTTTGAAGAAAATTTTATTACGTCGAGGGCAAGTAGGAACAGTTTTAATGGATTTTAATCAAGAGGCTTTTTTAATTGATTTTGTCGATCGAAATGGTGTTACTTATGCCATGGAAACGGTAAGAAAAGAAAATTTAATTCCTTTAATTTATGAGTCGATCGAACTATTAGTATCCTAA
- a CDS encoding PAP/fibrillin family protein, producing the protein MKNRLLLKETLLSEIKTLAENRNINPQYPITDLMVSTTESGYLEDITLNLESCNPFPKPLLYGVNLLDGIWQLHYSTAREIRSLNKLPFGFQLQQVYQIINTQKASFFNIAFVKDSTGLINGYVKVTATFEPKIQENETLPDDIINVNFDQRYISIQKIFGIKTPILDPFKTFNARNPQGRIPSLKITYIDESLRIGRGGDGSLFILSKQKSMVNS; encoded by the coding sequence TTGAAAAATCGTCTTCTTCTCAAAGAAACACTATTATCAGAAATCAAAACTCTGGCAGAAAACAGAAACATCAATCCCCAATATCCCATCACCGATTTAATGGTTTCTACCACCGAAAGTGGTTATCTTGAAGATATAACTCTTAACTTAGAAAGTTGTAATCCGTTTCCGAAACCTCTACTCTATGGAGTTAACTTATTAGATGGTATTTGGCAATTACATTATTCTACGGCTAGGGAAATTCGATCGTTAAATAAGTTACCTTTTGGCTTTCAGTTACAGCAAGTTTACCAAATAATTAACACTCAAAAAGCCTCGTTTTTTAATATCGCTTTTGTCAAAGATTCCACTGGATTAATCAATGGCTATGTGAAAGTAACTGCTACTTTTGAGCCGAAAATTCAGGAAAATGAAACTTTACCTGATGACATTATTAATGTCAATTTTGATCAAAGATATATTTCCATTCAAAAAATTTTTGGTATTAAAACACCAATATTAGACCCTTTTAAAACATTTAATGCCAGAAATCCTCAAGGGAGAATTCCCAGTTTAAAAATCACCTATATTGATGAATCTTTACGCATCGGGAGAGGAGGCGATGGTAGCTTATTCATTCTCTCGAAACAAAAATCTATGGTGAATAGTTAA
- a CDS encoding AAA family ATPase produces the protein MLYDIHIKNFRCFSDTKVQGFQRLNLIGGKNNSGKTALLEAVYCCILPIPQSFLFLKHLRNESYLDSPSDKYWDNLFFNRNNNQLIQITSGYLKFIDHHDSLPITNSVIVKNLSTSEFDFNNTNIKFLNDNFKGKLTGNSRLTIKSESGNDNWHTEKEYTIIKRHSSDLEIISNQLTSQGILYKGGTKYQQKYSQYIEQFLKQIPVFSPSSLPKISSRELAQYFDLAILNEKSEEILKILQKLDPSIIEIRSLNIGEADIYLRREGETFLPISLFGDCFNRVLDIILRLINTKNSVCLIDEIENGIHYQNQREFWRSLFKLAVELDIQIFATTHSLEMIKAFADIGLEYPNEGAYFELARHEKTNQIVSIKRDLDVLQYSLKHEGGVGLRGE, from the coding sequence ATGTTGTATGATATTCATATCAAAAATTTTCGTTGTTTTTCAGATACAAAAGTACAAGGTTTTCAAAGATTAAACTTAATTGGAGGAAAAAATAATTCTGGAAAAACTGCGTTATTAGAAGCAGTATATTGTTGCATATTACCTATTCCTCAAAGTTTTCTTTTTTTAAAACACTTAAGGAATGAATCTTATCTTGATTCTCCTAGCGATAAATATTGGGATAATTTATTTTTTAATAGAAACAATAATCAATTAATTCAAATTACTTCTGGTTATTTAAAATTTATTGATCATCACGATTCTTTACCGATAACGAATAGCGTAATAGTAAAAAATTTATCTACCTCAGAGTTTGATTTTAACAATACAAATATCAAATTTTTAAATGATAATTTCAAAGGAAAATTAACAGGTAATTCAAGGTTAACTATTAAATCAGAGTCAGGAAATGATAACTGGCACACAGAAAAAGAATATACGATTATAAAACGTCATTCTTCCGATTTAGAAATAATATCTAATCAACTAACATCTCAAGGTATTTTATATAAAGGCGGAACAAAATATCAACAAAAATATAGCCAATATATAGAGCAATTTTTGAAACAAATACCTGTTTTTTCCCCGTCATCATTACCAAAAATTTCCAGTAGAGAATTAGCCCAATATTTTGATTTAGCAATACTTAATGAAAAATCAGAAGAAATACTAAAGATTTTGCAAAAACTTGATCCTTCTATTATAGAAATTAGAAGTTTAAATATAGGAGAAGCTGATATTTATTTAAGGAGGGAAGGGGAAACTTTTTTACCAATTTCTCTATTTGGTGATTGTTTTAATCGAGTTTTAGATATTATTTTAAGATTAATTAATACTAAAAATAGTGTGTGTTTAATTGATGAAATAGAAAATGGTATTCATTATCAAAATCAAAGAGAATTTTGGCGTAGTTTGTTTAAGTTAGCCGTGGAATTAGATATTCAAATTTTTGCCACAACTCACAGTTTAGAAATGATAAAAGCCTTTGCTGATATAGGTTTAGAATATCCAAATGAAGGGGCTTATTTTGAATTAGCAAGACATGAAAAAACGAATCAAATTGTGAGTATAAAAAGAGATTTAGATGTTTTGCAATATTCTTTAAAGCATGAAGGAGGAGTCGGGTTAAGAGGTGAGTAA
- a CDS encoding DUF3226 domain-containing protein: protein MSNILIVESKNDRFFFDALINYLNLPIETEIIVNEYETLDGLSEKILIEKIKSLQARNVKKPIDKLGIIIDIDNYTVAKRIEFINNCLNPVFLDINTLKNTHEFIEASTPSNKIKIACYFTNIEGKGELETVLKAIKSQDSPHADCLEDWQKCLENQGRNIKQKDFDKFWVNIYIRYDTCSNKERKQAGKKCSMNNFEYVMTNKKDIWNFEDKNLQELKDFLLLFNEKINE, encoded by the coding sequence GTGAGTAATATTCTTATTGTTGAAAGCAAAAACGATCGATTTTTTTTTGATGCTTTAATTAATTATCTCAATCTACCAATCGAAACGGAAATTATCGTTAATGAATACGAAACTTTAGATGGTTTATCAGAAAAAATATTAATAGAAAAAATCAAAAGTTTACAAGCTCGTAATGTGAAAAAACCAATTGATAAGTTAGGTATTATTATCGATATTGATAATTACACGGTAGCGAAGAGAATAGAATTTATTAATAATTGTTTAAATCCAGTTTTTTTAGATATAAATACATTGAAAAATACCCATGAATTTATTGAAGCATCTACTCCTAGTAATAAGATTAAAATAGCTTGTTATTTTACGAATATTGAAGGAAAAGGAGAATTAGAAACGGTATTAAAAGCGATCAAATCTCAAGATTCACCTCATGCAGATTGCCTTGAAGATTGGCAAAAATGCTTAGAAAATCAAGGTAGAAATATCAAACAAAAAGACTTTGATAAATTTTGGGTAAATATTTACATTCGTTATGATACTTGTTCTAATAAAGAAAGAAAACAAGCAGGTAAAAAATGCAGTATGAATAATTTTGAATACGTTATGACTAATAAAAAAGATATTTGGAATTTTGAAGATAAAAATTTACAGGAATTAAAAGATTTTTTATTGTTATTTAATGAAAAAATCAATGAGTAA
- a CDS encoding DUF4160 domain-containing protein, which yields MPTVLRYKGYRFYFYSHEPNEPPHIHVDKDNLSAKFWLSPIFLARNIGFSGKELRKIQSIVESNQTNFLEAWNEYFS from the coding sequence ATGCCAACTGTTTTAAGATATAAAGGTTATCGTTTTTATTTTTATAGTCATGAACCAAATGAGCCTCCCCATATTCATGTAGACAAAGATAATTTATCGGCAAAATTTTGGTTATCTCCAATTTTTTTAGCTAGAAATATTGGTTTTTCTGGAAAAGAATTGAGAAAAATTCAGTCTATTGTAGAATCAAATCAAACAAATTTTTTGGAGGCATGGAATGAGTATTTTAGCTGA